GCTGCTGTAATTGCTGATTCAATTGTTGTTTCTGCAACTGTTGATTCTGCTGCATGCGTTGTTGTAACTGCTTCTGACTATTGATGCCGTTTTCATACTGCTGCTGTTGCGTCGATGGCGCCTTCGCCGTGTCGGCCTGAGTAACCAACGGCAGTGAAAACAAGGCAAACAGTAATGCCGTCAGCGTGATTGTGTGCTTCATTCGGTCCTCCATGGCACGGAATGTGCCAAACCGTATCGCTATTCGGAACCGCCTATATTCTCGGTCCCGTTGATATATAGTGTAATCGCTACGAACGGAAACGTCGTGCAGAGTTATCTGCATTCTGTGTCCGTCAGGCTTTGGGCCGCCCATCGGGAATGGTATATACTGCGGCGGAATTTTTCTTTGCGATTGAAGTTATCTCATGTTTCATATTGCGCTCTATGAGCCACAAATAGCGCCAAATACCGGCAATATTATCCGCCTGGCGGCCAATAACGGCTGTACGCTGCACCTGATTGAACCGCTGGGCTTTGATTTTGAAGAGAAGAAGCTGCGCCGGGCCGGGCTGGATTATCACGATCTCGCCAACGTCAAGCGTCATAAAAATTATCAGGCGTTTCTGACGGCGGTCGCAGGACAGCGTATCTTCGCCTGCACCACCAAAGGCAGCCGCCCTTACGATCGGCCAGACTATCAACCCGGCGATGTTCTGTTGTTTGGTTCGGAAACCGCAGGCCTGCCTGACGATATCCGTAACGGCTTTGCCGCCGATTTCCGCATTCGCATTCCCATGCAGCCGGAGTGCCGCAGTCTCAACCTGTCCAATGCCGTCGCCATTATCAGCTATGAAGCCTGGCGGCAAAACGGCTTTGGGGGACGAACCTAGTCGGTTAAGGTTTTTTTCGTGGCGGATTAACCAGAAAAATGACCTCCCCGCGATAGTAGGGGGAAGCCG
This window of the Brenneria goodwinii genome carries:
- a CDS encoding tRNA (cytidine(34)-2'-O)-methyltransferase; this encodes MFHIALYEPQIAPNTGNIIRLAANNGCTLHLIEPLGFDFEEKKLRRAGLDYHDLANVKRHKNYQAFLTAVAGQRIFACTTKGSRPYDRPDYQPGDVLLFGSETAGLPDDIRNGFAADFRIRIPMQPECRSLNLSNAVAIISYEAWRQNGFGGRT